In Brachypodium distachyon strain Bd21 chromosome 2, Brachypodium_distachyon_v3.0, whole genome shotgun sequence, one genomic interval encodes:
- the LOC104582695 gene encoding NRR repressor homolog 1 — translation MDATGEHEKLQKAPLPSAGGASSPRAPLPDAVASGEDEQVERFYALLANIRALRDVCGFGGDGGGGSSRKRARAAEPPWRPAFRMEDFREPDEDDGVSAKKERRDGVERQRPESDAAEEDGEVVQGKDRVPASQNARVLAADQPA, via the coding sequence ATGGATGCCACGGGAGAGCACGAGAAGCTGCAGAAAGCTCCGCTGCCTAGCGCCGGAGGGGCGTCAAGCCCCCGCGCGCCATTGCCGGATGCTGTGGCCAGCGGCGAGGACGAGCAGGTGGAGAGGTTCTACGCGCTGCTGGCCAACATCCGGGCCCTGAGGGACGTGTGCGGCTTCGGCGgggacggaggcggcgggtcGTCGAGGAAGCGGGCGAGGGCCGCGGAGCCGCCGTGGAGGCCGGCGTTCAGGATGGAGGACTTCCGGGAGCcggacgaggacgacgggGTGTCCGCCAAGAAGGAACGGAGGGACGGCGTggagcggcagcggcccgAGAGCGAcgccgcggaggaggacggcgaggtcGTCCAGGGGAAAGATCGGGTCCCCGCGTCGCAGAATGCGCGTGTGCTCGCTGCTGACCAGCCAGCCTAG